One Trichoderma asperellum chromosome 5, complete sequence genomic region harbors:
- a CDS encoding uncharacterized protein (EggNog:ENOG41): MAGPGGGPPRRSHTKSRKGCDTCKRRHIRCDESFPQCRNCTKHKIRCPYNDVQVPDAGRSTTPDKPDLMWTPEIEACIDEWRRTGMFPFPSLGIYPAPMPHMFSVEDLRLIHHVTSLYVQLQAFGANNFTLWTRHIPTLLKIGATTPYVMHALLAFSAMHLAFLTDCPLVGSMAFEHKGKALSGLHAAIGSFSRDTSDAILAASLVLSWQATDWRSWTQLMQGTSTVIDAMEPWKHESEFTDFIAESSTFPTAPASPDPEHKPTQPRKDDIEAYQRTLEQVIKVEAHLKHYKEDTTQMQHLISFLKGSRKISPTLSIAQQFERLQPLRTWLFWVPVGYLQSHQASANSLVAIAHLYTVALLMERLFPEIGAAYFGSLSMTPIEEIARRLMSINVASTVKGTYQTPLTLMEFPIDTVSEFRSRMGWMSPQRTPSFPTFHPPNFHHLEEVPPMVPATESYMPYGNPAFSYSAEEMPMLNSPAAPAPHGSLSPLVISSPYPHQQYLNVPSPSFGGAYSPASSTFEASIAYSDSEEYGAYDMRSFPPGQSPVFEDAHYSSSYGVGFVTPQQPVWI, from the exons ATGGCTGGCCCTGGCGGTGGTCCTCCTCGTCGCAG TCACACCAAGTCTCGCAAAGGCTGTGATACGTG CAAGCGTCGCCACATCCGTTGCGATGAGAGCTTCCCTCAATG CCGCAACTGCACCAAGCACAAGATCCGCTGCCCGTACAACGACGTGCAGGTCCCTGATGCTGGTCGCTCAACCACGCCGGACAAGCCCGATCTTATGTGGACTCCCGAAATCGAAGCTTGCATTGACGAATGGCGAAGGACCGGCATGTTCCCCTTCCCATCGCTCGGCATTTATCCAGCTCCTATGCCGCACATGTTTTCCGTTGAGGATCTCCGCTTGATTCACCACGTTACCTCGCTGTACGTTCAGCTGCAGGCTTTTGGCGCCAACAATTTCACTCTGTGGACGCGTCACATCCCGAC TCTTCTAAAGATCGGAGCCACTACTCCCTATGTAATGCATGCGCTGTTGGCATTTTCCGCCATGCACCTGGCCTTCTTGACCGATTGCCCTCTAGTCGGCAGCATGGCGTTTGAGCATAAGGGTAAAGCCTTGAGCGGTCTACACGCGGCCATTGGCTCATTCTCTCGCGATACATCTGACGCTATTCTTGCGGCATCTCTGGTGCTGTCGTGGCAGGCCACGGATTG GCGCAGCTGGACCCAGCTTATGCAAGGCACTTCGACG GTGATTGATGCCATGGAGCCATGGAAGCACGAGTCTGAGTTCACAGACTTCATTGCTGAGAGCAGCACGTTCCCAACTGCTCCTGCTTCTCCGGACCCTGAGCATAAGCCCACTCAGCCGCGAAAGGACGACATTGAGGCCTATCAGCGGACCCTCGAGCAAGTCATCAAGGTGGAAGCTCATCTGAAGCATTACAAGGAAGACACCACTCAGATGCAGCACTTGATCAGCTTTCTCAAGGGTTCTCGCAAGATCAGCCCCACTCTGTCCATTGCCCAACAGTTTGAGCGCCTCCAGCCCCTGAGGACTTGGCTTTTCTGGGTTCCAGTCGGATACCTCCAGTCTCACCAAGCCTCTGCTAACTCTCTGGTTGCTATCGCTCACTTGTACACTGTGGCTTTGTTGATGGAGCGTCTCTTCCCCGAGATTGGTGCAGCCTACTTTGGCAGCCTGTCCATGACCCCCATTGAGGAGATTGCTCGGCGGCTCATGTCTATCAACGTAGCGAGCACTGTCAAGGGCACCTACCAGACCCCGCTTACGCTTATGGAGTTTCCCATTGATACTGTCAGTGAGTTCCGGTCTCGCATGGGCTGGATGAGTCCGCAGAGGACGCCTTCGTTCCCCACGTTCCATCCTCCCAACTTCCATCATCTGGAGGAGGTGCCACCAATGGTCCCTGCAACGGAGTCCTACATGCCATATGGAAACCCGGCTTTCAGCTACAGCGCTGAGGAGATGCCAATGCTCAACAGCCCCGCCGCGCCTGCTCCCCATGGGTCGCTCAGTCCGCTGGTCATTTCGTCTCCCTATCCTCACCAGCAGTATCTGAATGTCCCCTCTCCGTCCTTTGGTGGCGCCTACAGCCCGGCATCATCAACCTTTGAGGCCTCCATCGCATACAGTGATTCGGAAGAGTATGGTGCGTATGACATGCGAAGCTTTCCTCCTGGCCAATCGCCCGTTTTCGAGGATGCGCACTACAGCAGTAGCTACGGCGTCGGGTTCGTTACTCCCCAGCAGCCCGTGTGGATCTAG